One part of the Actinomycetes bacterium genome encodes these proteins:
- a CDS encoding acyltransferase: MSDERARHDLPLLDGVRALAALMVLITHVGFDTGASARGPAGALLARLDAGVALFFALSGMLLLRPWLGDAPLAVRTYGLRRAVRILPAYWVVLAAALLTTARGASPGAAVRNALLLQTYRGPLLPGLTQTWSLCTEVAFYALLPLAAPFVARGSATPTGRRRLLVLMALGCLFAWTWAAVAATALLPPLASTWLPGHLDWFLVGMALALAEQRIRAQPAGALARARAEVAARPGSLLLLALAVLWLAGTPLGGPRTLAPPAPGTAALKEALYAVIAGLVLAAVAASDQRRGTMHVALGGRSVQALGRVSYGVFLWHVLVLAGAMALLHRPVFGGGFFPVLALTLAGTLLVSAVSWQVLESPLLSRVHRRPTRVPDRPSSPSPGG, encoded by the coding sequence GTGAGCGACGAGCGGGCCCGGCACGACCTGCCGCTGCTCGACGGGGTTCGCGCGCTCGCTGCGCTCATGGTGCTCATCACGCACGTCGGGTTCGACACCGGGGCGAGCGCGCGGGGGCCGGCGGGTGCGCTGCTCGCCCGCCTGGACGCCGGGGTCGCCTTGTTCTTCGCGCTCTCGGGGATGCTTCTGCTGCGGCCGTGGCTGGGCGACGCCCCCCTGGCCGTACGGACGTACGGGCTCCGCCGCGCGGTCCGCATCCTCCCCGCCTACTGGGTGGTGCTGGCCGCGGCCCTGCTGACCACCGCTCGCGGTGCCTCCCCCGGCGCCGCCGTGCGCAACGCGCTGCTCCTGCAGACCTATCGAGGGCCGCTGCTGCCGGGGCTGACCCAGACCTGGAGCCTGTGCACCGAGGTGGCCTTCTATGCGCTGCTGCCGCTCGCCGCCCCGTTCGTGGCACGAGGGAGTGCCACCCCGACGGGCCGGCGTCGGCTGCTGGTGCTGATGGCGCTGGGCTGTCTGTTCGCCTGGACGTGGGCGGCCGTCGCCGCTACCGCCCTGCTGCCGCCGCTGGCCTCGACGTGGCTGCCCGGCCACCTCGACTGGTTCCTCGTGGGGATGGCGCTGGCGCTGGCCGAGCAGCGCATCCGCGCGCAGCCCGCCGGGGCGCTCGCGCGGGCCCGGGCCGAGGTCGCCGCCCGCCCGGGGAGCCTGCTCCTGCTGGCGCTCGCGGTGCTCTGGCTCGCGGGGACGCCGCTGGGCGGGCCACGGACGCTCGCGCCTCCCGCACCGGGGACGGCCGCGCTGAAGGAGGCGCTGTACGCCGTCATCGCCGGGCTCGTGCTGGCCGCGGTCGCCGCCTCCGACCAGCGGCGCGGCACGATGCACGTGGCGCTGGGCGGTCGGTCCGTCCAGGCGCTGGGCCGGGTGTCGTACGGCGTCTTCCTGTGGCACGTCCTGGTCCTGGCCGGGGCGATGGCGCTGCTGCACCGGCCGGTGTTCGGCGGCGGGTTCTTCCCCGTCCTCGCGCTCACCCTCGCCGGCACCCTGCTGGTCTCGGCGGTGTCGTGGCAGGTGCTCGAGTCGCCGTTGCTCAGCCGGGTCCATCGTCGCCCGACCCGGGTGCCGGACCGGCCGTCGTCGCCGTCACCAGGAGGGTGA
- a CDS encoding GHMP kinase, translated as MGREPILRARAPLRISFAGGGTDVPPFPADEGGAVLSATINRYAFASLVPRCDRQVSVRSLDYGLSVEFGVDERPAFDGDLDLAKAAVHRLIDRELDGFDLFLHSSAPPGSGLGASSAMVVALVAVLQERCRLGLTDYVLAEVAHDVERTDLGIRGGRQDHYSATFGGFNFIEFGADRVVVNPLRVKPEVVNELEHNLLLVYTGRTRLSDHIIDDQVRRYSAGDSEAVKGLQQQKELARQMKDALLRGRHDDFGHLLDEAWQAKRRLSPRIATPFIDEVYERAVRAGALGGKVTGAGGGGYMVFYCAFDRRHLVAEDLLGLGLSVGEITFEPLGLTTWRVDG; from the coding sequence ATGGGACGCGAGCCGATCCTGCGGGCGAGGGCGCCGCTGCGCATCAGCTTCGCCGGCGGCGGGACCGACGTGCCGCCGTTCCCCGCCGACGAGGGCGGCGCCGTCCTGTCGGCCACCATCAACCGCTACGCCTTCGCCAGCCTGGTGCCGCGCTGCGACCGGCAGGTCAGCGTCCGATCGCTCGACTACGGCCTGTCCGTGGAGTTCGGCGTGGACGAGCGGCCCGCCTTCGACGGCGACCTGGACCTGGCGAAGGCCGCGGTCCACCGGCTCATCGACCGGGAGCTCGACGGCTTCGACCTCTTCCTGCACTCCAGCGCCCCGCCGGGATCCGGCCTGGGCGCCTCGTCCGCGATGGTGGTCGCGCTCGTGGCGGTTCTCCAGGAGCGCTGCCGCCTGGGGCTGACCGACTACGTCCTGGCCGAGGTGGCCCACGACGTCGAACGGACCGACCTGGGCATCCGCGGGGGTCGTCAGGACCACTACTCGGCCACCTTCGGTGGCTTCAACTTCATCGAGTTCGGTGCCGACCGGGTCGTCGTCAACCCGCTGCGGGTCAAGCCTGAAGTGGTCAACGAGCTCGAGCACAACCTGCTGCTCGTGTACACCGGCCGGACCCGGTTGTCCGACCACATCATCGACGACCAGGTGCGCCGTTACTCGGCAGGGGACTCCGAGGCGGTCAAGGGGCTGCAGCAGCAGAAGGAGCTGGCCCGCCAGATGAAGGACGCGCTGTTGCGCGGCCGCCACGACGACTTCGGCCACCTCCTCGACGAGGCCTGGCAGGCCAAGCGTCGCCTGAGCCCTCGTATCGCGACCCCGTTCATCGACGAGGTCTACGAACGGGCCGTCCGCGCCGGGGCGCTGGGCGGCAAGGTGACCGGAGCCGGTGGCGGCGGCTACATGGTCTTCTACTGCGCCTTCGACCGCCGCCACCTGGTCGCCGAGGACCTCCTGGGCCTCGGTCTGTCCGTCGGGGAGATCACCTTCGAACCGCTCGGGCTGACCACCTGGCGCGTCGATGGCTGA